From the Thermococcus sp. 21S7 genome, the window TCCACTTCTTGGACTCGACGACCTTCAGCCTCGCCCCCTCCTCAAGCCTCGGGAGCTCTCTGAAGGGCGGGCCCCTCAGTTTAGTCCATCCGTCCTCGATTACCTCAACGTAGCCCTCTATCTCGGCCTTTCCAACGCCCGCGTCGATGACTGCCCTCTCGTGGAGTATCTTAGCAGCTTTCATCTGGCTCGTCATGAAGCGCCTGAATATCATATCGTAGAGCCTGTAGTGGTTCCGGGTGAGGTTCTTGGGGAGCTGGATAATCCCGTCGCGGACGAGTTGCATGAGCCTGCCCGTGTCTATCGGCCTCGTTGGCCTTATGGCCTCGTGGGTTCCCTCCTCGCCCCAGGGGCGCGGTTTAAAGTACTCCTCACCGAGTTCCTGGGTGATGTACTCCTTGGCGATTTCTATGCCTGTACTACTTACATGAGTTGAATCAGTCCTATGATAGCTCGTAAGTCCTGCCTCGAACAGGTCCTGCGCCAGCCTCATGGTCTCTGGAGCGGACAGCTTGAGGAAGGTCGAGGCGTCCTTCAGCATGGCGTCGGTCGTGTACGGCGGCATCGGGTTCAGCTCGCGCTCCTCAAGCTGAACATCCTTGACGGTGACGTATTCGGGCGGTTCAACGTTTTTGCCGTCTTTTCCGAGTTCTACCGTGACCCGAAGACCGTTCTCAAGGCTCAGCCCCATGAAGTACGTCTCGCTCTCGGTGAACTCCTTGTATCGCTCAATCACCCAGCCCAGAACCGGCGTCTGAACCCTTCCGGCTGAGAGGTTGCGGTTCTCAAAGACGCGCTGGAGTTCCTGGCTCAACTCAAAGCCGATCCATCTGTCCTCTATGCGTCTGACGAGCTGGGCGTTAACGCGGCCCTCGTTGACGTCCCTGGCTTCCTCAATGGCGCGCATTATAGCCGGTCTCGTGACCTCGTGGAACTCTATGCGCTTGATGTTCGGCGTGTACGGACTCAGGACGTTCATGATGTCCCAGGCTATCTTCTCACCCTCCGTATCGGGGTCCGTCGCTATGAGTATCTCATCGACCTCCTGGGCGAGCTCGCGCATCGCCTTGACGTTCTGAAGGGCGTCGCGGACGTTGGTCGAGCCGCAGCGCGGACAAATTCCTTTCTCCTCCCAGTCCACGAACTGATGGCCGCAGTCGCGGCAGCGCTTGATGGTGTCGTAGACGGGGATGAACTTCAGCATGCCGTCTTTTTCATCAACAAGAACGCCGTGGTAGCCCTCGTTCGTCACGAGGTCGAACATGTGCCCTCCGCTTGCCAGAATGGTCAGCATCATGTTTCCTATGCTCACCTCGTAGGCGACCAGGTCACCTATCCTCGTCTTGCTCGGCTGGCCGAAGAAGTTGGCTATCGTCCTGGCCTTGTTCGGGCTCTCCACTATCATGAGGGCGGATTTGACGAGGTCCTTGACCTTGGCGCTTATCTTACCCTCCATAACGAGGCGGACCTTCTCCCTGTCCTCGTCTATCTGCCTCAGAACCTCGTCGAGGTCCAGCTCCTCGAAGGGCACCATCTTGAACTCGGTGAAGCGCCAGCGCATCTGCCTGAGGAGGCCGTTGAAGACCTTCTCGTTGTCAACTATGAGCACGCTCAGTCCCTTGGTGATTCCACCGGCAAACAGCCTGCTCGTCCTTCCGGTGGCCTGGATGTACGTTCTAACGTCGGGAATCTCGATATACCACTTGCCACCTTCCTCCTTCAGGCTGATGAATGGGTCTTCGGCAAGCTTTTTGAGAACCTCCTCGTCCTTGAGAACCTTCCTCAGGAACTCAACCAGCTCGCGGAAAACACCGAGGACGTGGTTGTGGAACTCGTTCTCTATCGGCAGTCCCTCGGCCAAAGCTTCCTCTATCTTAAGGAGCTCGAACTGGGGGATGTTCCTTATCAGCCTCCTGAGCCTCGCGTGCATCTTTTCGGCCTGCTTCCTGTCTTCGTCGCTCAGGAAGTCCATGACCTCGCTGAGGAGGCCGAGGGCGCGGTAGATGGTCGGTCTTTCGAGGTCTATTGAAAAGCGGAACTTGGGAACGCCGGTGAATATCGCGTAGCGGATGAGGTGGGGCATGTCGAGACCGCGGACGAGGGAGCCGTAGTAGGTTGCCGAGCCTATGAGGTAGTCGGCCTCGCCGTTCTCGAAGCGTTCGATGGCCTTCCTGTTCTTGGAGCTGACGAGTTCGATTCTGAAGCCGCGTTCGCGGAGATAATGCGCCAGCTCCTCGGCGTAGGCAAGCCCCTGGTCGATAGGCGTGAATATTATCCCGCCCGCTCCGAGCCGGTTGAGGAGCTCCTCCACGTGCTCCTTGATGTCCCTGCTCGGTTTTATATAGCTGTCAACGACGTTTCTGAGGGCACTCCTTCCGCTTCCAACCTCGAAGCCGAGCAGCTCACGGTAGAGCTTTATCCTGTCGCCCCTCGCAGAACCTGTGGCGGAGGCGATTATCATTATCCCTACGCCGTTTTTGGCCTTGAATTCTTCGATTTCACGCTGGAGCTCTGAGATTTGGGCGTTCAGCTCCTTGAGCCTCTCCTCCCTGTCCTTGGCGCGTCCGTTCAGGTATTTGGACATCTGCTTCTTCAGACGGATTATCTCCCAGGCCTTTTCGATTACCTCGTCGTTGAAGCCGAGGAGTAGAAGGGAGCGGTCTATGTTCTTGCTGGCCTTTAGGAACGCATCGACATCGTCGACGAAGATGAAGTCAAAGCGCCTGCCCTTCAGAACATCATCAAACTTTCTGGCGAGCCACTGGGCGCTGGTGACGAGGATGTCGTAGTCCCCATTCTGAATCTTGGCCAGCATCTCCTCCCTTTCCTTCTTCCGGAGGTTGCCGTGGTAGTATGCGAGGTTTATCTCGGCGCCGGCCCTCTCAGCTATCGCCTGGAGCTTTTTGGCGGTTTGAATCACCAGCGGGGTGGTGGGCACGACTATGTAGCTCTTCTTTCCCCTCGTGGCATGCCAGATCGCCATGAACGCACCGAAGGTGCTTTTTCCCATCCCCGTGGGGGCTATGATTGAGAAGCTCCTGCCCTTCAGGAGTCTCTTAACCCAGGTTCTCTGCGCGCTCCAGAAGGTGAAGCCGGTGGCTTTTTCAAAGAAGGCCTCGATTTCCCTAAGGCCCTTTTCGAGGCCGTAAATCCTCTCCCACTCTTTGAGGGTTCCCCTTAGCTGGAGTGCGTTTCTAACTGCGGTTACGAGATCAAAATAAGAGTCAGCCCGGGCGGTTTCATCGAGGCACTCATCGCAGGGATTCTTGAGGTACAGCCTTTCATCGGAGATTTTACCGAGGCAGTTCGGGCACATCTCGCGATAGATCGCCTTCATTTTCTCACCCTCTAAGTTCCTATTTGGTGCTAGGGGGATTTATAAGGGTTTTTAGATGGCCGCCTCAAGCTCCCTCAGTTCATCCTCAAGCTTCGCCGAAAGCTCGTAGTCGCTGAAGACGTGCTTGTACTCCGCGAGGATTTCCTCAAGGACGTGGAGTGCCTCCATCTTGCGGGTCATCCTGACGAGCTTTAACGCTCTCCTGAAGAGTTTGGCAACCTCGCTCCCGCTCTCGTCCGTGCTGAGTGAAAACCTCAGCTCCTTGAGGGTAACGTCGAGCGCCAGCTCCGGAACCTCAGCCAGGAACTCCATAGCTACCGCCTCAGGAAAGAGCTCGGTATGTTTATCGAAGCTCTCGAAGTAGAAGCCGGCATCGTAGGCTTTCACGACCGCCGCCACGTGCTTGCAGTCCCCTCCAAGGGGACACGTGCAGCGGTTCTCGCCCGTTGAGATGTCAAGCTCGACGTAGTATGGATACGTACCCAGAACCTTGGAGAAGAGTCTGTTTCCACGTTTGACTACCCAGAGAACCTTTCCGGCCTTGTAATAGCGCTCCCCCTTCTTGAGGGTTTTCTCGTCCATGGCACTCACTTTAGGGGCTTTGGTTGGGTTCGCTTTAAGCCTTTCGACCGCAACCGTTTTATTTCCCCACGAGTACTATATCCGGTGGTGACCATGGATGTTTTTGAGCTCGCGAGGCGCTATCACGATGAGCTCGGCATAAAGGAGCCGAGCATGGCCACTATGGCGGCGGAATTCTTCGACGACCTCGGCCTTAAAATGGCGGAGTTCCTTCAAAGCGAGGGCTACGCGGTGCTGAGCACAAAGTTCATAGACTACGACAAGAGCCTCGTTCTCGACGTATCAAAAGGAGAAAAGAGGTTTGAGGTAACGCTCCGCAAGAGCTAATAGCGGTTCTCGTAGTCAAAGACTATCTCCTTCTTTTCTCCAGGGTTAACCGTAACCCTGAACTCGACGTAGTTCCCGGTCTCGTCAATGGGCTCCATGCTTGAGCTCAGAACCTTGCCCCACTTGTAGTGCCTGACTATGACGGTCTTGGCGTCCTTTCCAAAGTTCTCAAGGGTGATCTTGACCTTGTAGTATGCGTAGTGGTCGTCGTGCTTCTCCTCAAGAACTACCGTGCTGCCCTTGAGGTCGTAATCCTTCCCGATGCCTATCCTGAGTGTATCCCCTTCGGGCGTGTGCTCTATGGCCCTCTCACCGATGAGGAGGGCCCCGTCGTCGGTTTCCCGGTATATCTCAGCTATCCCCGCCGGAAGAACCTTCTCGGTCTTGAATGATATCGACTCGTAGACCGCCCCCTCCCTGCTGTACGGCCAGCTCTCGTAGAGGTACTCCCTCTCGAAGGGGACTTCGAAGTTGATGTATGGGTACATCATCGTGCTGGCAGGGTTGATGTCGGCCACACCGAGCTTGTAGAGGTAGAACGCCTCTATCTTCTCCGGCTGGCCCACGTTGACCTGATCGGTTCCCTTCTCAGCCAGGGCATAGAGAACCCTCGGCTGGGGGACGTTCTGATACAGCTGAACGTCGCCCGCAACCAGGAGAACCTTCGCGTCCTTGAACTCCTGGGCGGTCGGGTTGTTGAGGACGATGTAGCCGTAGAGCTTCGCGTTATCGCCGATGTAGAGCTTGTACCTGCTCTCCCAGCTCATGTTGGAGACGCGGTAGACGATGCTCACGTTGTACTTTCCGGCTTCTTCCGCCCGAAGAACCGCGTAGGCGGTCGCCTTCCCCTCAAGGTTCTTGGCCTTGAAGTAGGCCACCTCGTTCGGGTTTATGAGGTAGTAGCCGTCGCCCTCGATGGCTATCTTTCCGTTCTTGAAGCCGAGGAACTTGCCAGTAACGGTGTCGCCGCTCCTCAGCTTGACCTCGACCTCGCTTCCGACGTTGGCGCTGTAAACGTCCCCGCTCTGGCCCCTGCTGAATACTCCGAGAACCTGAACGCCCTCGTCGAGCGGCCTAATCGTTACCTCGGCTATGTTCAGGCCTGCCAGCTCCTCAAGGGGAACCTCGTTCATGCCCTCTTTGAGCTCAAGCTCCAGCGTTTTCTCAACAACGCCTATCCTGGCAGAGTTGTACAGCACGACGGTCGTTTCGGCGGCCGAAGCCTTGCCGCCCTGGAAGGAAAAAACCGCCAGAACCATCACCAAAATTCCTCCGATACCCGCAATAATCTTCCGATTCATTCCAATCACCACTAATACCTTGAACTCTGGGGTATTTATAACCCGGACATCGCTTCAAACCGAGCCGAAACGAAAGAAACGATAGGTTGACGAATGGAAACCCTTTTAACTGCCCGGTCGGATTGAGAACTGTCAAGCTGATGAGGTGATTGGTATGGACAGGATTGAGAAGGCTAGGGCAATCATCGAGAAGGCCAAGGCCGAAAACAGGCCGCTCGTCGAGCCTGAGGCGAAGGAGATACTCAAGCTCTACGGCGTCCCCGTTCCGGACTTCAAGGTCGCCACCAACGAGGAGGAGGCCGTTCAGTTCGCCAGGGAGATCGGCTACCCGGTCGTCATGAAGATCGTTTCTCCGCAGATCATCCACAAGAGCGACGCCGGCGGTGTTAAGGTCAACATCAAGAGCGACGAGGAGGCCAGGCGGGCCTTTAAGACCATCATGGAGAACGCCAAGAACTACAAGCCGGACGCCGACCTCTGGGGCGTCATCGTTTACAGGATGCTCCCGCTTGGCAAGGAGGTCATCGTCGGTATGATCCGCGACCCGCAGTTCGGTCCGGCCATCATGTTTGGCCTCGGTGGAATCTTCGTCGAGATCCTCAAGGACGTCAGCTTCCGCGTCGCCCCGATAACCAAGGACGAGGCCCTCGACATGATCAAGGAGATCAAGGCCTACCCGATCCTCGCCGGAGCCCGCGGTGAGAAGCCGGTGGACATCGAGGCCCTCGCCGAGATAATCACCAAGGTCGGCGAGCTCGCCCTTGAGCTTCCGGAGATCAAGGAGCTCGACATCAACCCGATCTTCGCCTACG encodes:
- the rgy gene encoding reverse gyrase, with product MKAIYREMCPNCLGKISDERLYLKNPCDECLDETARADSYFDLVTAVRNALQLRGTLKEWERIYGLEKGLREIEAFFEKATGFTFWSAQRTWVKRLLKGRSFSIIAPTGMGKSTFGAFMAIWHATRGKKSYIVVPTTPLVIQTAKKLQAIAERAGAEINLAYYHGNLRKKEREEMLAKIQNGDYDILVTSAQWLARKFDDVLKGRRFDFIFVDDVDAFLKASKNIDRSLLLLGFNDEVIEKAWEIIRLKKQMSKYLNGRAKDREERLKELNAQISELQREIEEFKAKNGVGIMIIASATGSARGDRIKLYRELLGFEVGSGRSALRNVVDSYIKPSRDIKEHVEELLNRLGAGGIIFTPIDQGLAYAEELAHYLRERGFRIELVSSKNRKAIERFENGEADYLIGSATYYGSLVRGLDMPHLIRYAIFTGVPKFRFSIDLERPTIYRALGLLSEVMDFLSDEDRKQAEKMHARLRRLIRNIPQFELLKIEEALAEGLPIENEFHNHVLGVFRELVEFLRKVLKDEEVLKKLAEDPFISLKEEGGKWYIEIPDVRTYIQATGRTSRLFAGGITKGLSVLIVDNEKVFNGLLRQMRWRFTEFKMVPFEELDLDEVLRQIDEDREKVRLVMEGKISAKVKDLVKSALMIVESPNKARTIANFFGQPSKTRIGDLVAYEVSIGNMMLTILASGGHMFDLVTNEGYHGVLVDEKDGMLKFIPVYDTIKRCRDCGHQFVDWEEKGICPRCGSTNVRDALQNVKAMRELAQEVDEILIATDPDTEGEKIAWDIMNVLSPYTPNIKRIEFHEVTRPAIMRAIEEARDVNEGRVNAQLVRRIEDRWIGFELSQELQRVFENRNLSAGRVQTPVLGWVIERYKEFTESETYFMGLSLENGLRVTVELGKDGKNVEPPEYVTVKDVQLEERELNPMPPYTTDAMLKDASTFLKLSAPETMRLAQDLFEAGLTSYHRTDSTHVSSTGIEIAKEYITQELGEEYFKPRPWGEEGTHEAIRPTRPIDTGRLMQLVRDGIIQLPKNLTRNHYRLYDMIFRRFMTSQMKAAKILHERAVIDAGVGKAEIEGYVEVIEDGWTKLRGPPFRELPRLEEGARLKVVESKKWKAPKVSLYTQGDIISLMKERKIGRPSTYAKIVQTLLQRYYVIETRGRKKLVPTDQGIKVYHYLISKYKELVSEEKTRELEEIMDMIEENKIDYQEVLRRLHEELIRYLGEKYPT
- a CDS encoding DUF4139 domain-containing protein, coding for MNRKIIAGIGGILVMVLAVFSFQGGKASAAETTVVLYNSARIGVVEKTLELELKEGMNEVPLEELAGLNIAEVTIRPLDEGVQVLGVFSRGQSGDVYSANVGSEVEVKLRSGDTVTGKFLGFKNGKIAIEGDGYYLINPNEVAYFKAKNLEGKATAYAVLRAEEAGKYNVSIVYRVSNMSWESRYKLYIGDNAKLYGYIVLNNPTAQEFKDAKVLLVAGDVQLYQNVPQPRVLYALAEKGTDQVNVGQPEKIEAFYLYKLGVADINPASTMMYPYINFEVPFEREYLYESWPYSREGAVYESISFKTEKVLPAGIAEIYRETDDGALLIGERAIEHTPEGDTLRIGIGKDYDLKGSTVVLEEKHDDHYAYYKVKITLENFGKDAKTVIVRHYKWGKVLSSSMEPIDETGNYVEFRVTVNPGEKKEIVFDYENRY
- a CDS encoding acetate--CoA ligase family protein, encoding MDRIEKARAIIEKAKAENRPLVEPEAKEILKLYGVPVPDFKVATNEEEAVQFAREIGYPVVMKIVSPQIIHKSDAGGVKVNIKSDEEARRAFKTIMENAKNYKPDADLWGVIVYRMLPLGKEVIVGMIRDPQFGPAIMFGLGGIFVEILKDVSFRVAPITKDEALDMIKEIKAYPILAGARGEKPVDIEALAEIITKVGELALELPEIKELDINPIFAYEDSAVAVDARMLL
- a CDS encoding SWIM zinc finger family protein, which produces MDEKTLKKGERYYKAGKVLWVVKRGNRLFSKVLGTYPYYVELDISTGENRCTCPLGGDCKHVAAVVKAYDAGFYFESFDKHTELFPEAVAMEFLAEVPELALDVTLKELRFSLSTDESGSEVAKLFRRALKLVRMTRKMEALHVLEEILAEYKHVFSDYELSAKLEDELRELEAAI